A genomic stretch from Algoriphagus halophilus includes:
- a CDS encoding class I SAM-dependent methyltransferase → MNRNTEYLGKPLAIWDENSLKSFWDFESLQPENFFTNGHGDEILESVNKYLDKSISILDYGAGFGFLSKKLLDRGMQVSAMEFSNKGVKLLEGELKSYPTLKKVFSYDHLLDSGEKFDLIFVVEVIEHIYDKELNQLFDNVKQLLRPGGKVVFTTPNDEDLSKSYIYCPFSDKVFHRWQHVRSWNVETLNQKIIEKGLKPVRVQSTHFFKSAKWYGFNRYTIGKFFEFLKNKIEKKKPHLLAIATI, encoded by the coding sequence ATGAATAGAAATACTGAATATTTAGGTAAACCACTTGCAATATGGGATGAGAATTCTCTTAAATCTTTCTGGGATTTTGAATCTTTACAACCTGAAAACTTTTTTACAAATGGCCACGGAGATGAGATTTTGGAATCTGTCAATAAATATTTAGATAAAAGCATAAGTATACTTGATTACGGTGCTGGATTTGGTTTTTTAAGTAAAAAGCTTTTGGATAGGGGGATGCAAGTTTCCGCCATGGAGTTTTCTAACAAAGGGGTTAAGCTTTTGGAAGGAGAATTGAAATCCTATCCAACACTTAAAAAAGTTTTTAGCTATGATCATTTATTAGATAGTGGAGAGAAATTTGATTTGATTTTCGTCGTCGAAGTAATTGAACACATTTATGACAAAGAGCTAAATCAGTTATTTGACAATGTTAAACAACTTTTAAGACCAGGAGGGAAAGTTGTTTTTACAACCCCAAATGATGAAGATTTATCAAAATCTTATATTTACTGTCCTTTTAGTGATAAAGTATTTCATAGGTGGCAACATGTAAGATCATGGAATGTTGAAACACTTAATCAAAAAATAATTGAAAAGGGATTGAAGCCCGTCCGAGTTCAATCAACCCATTTTTTTAAATCAGCCAAATGGTATGGTTTTAATCGATATACAATTGGTAAATTCTTTGAGTTTCTTAAAAATAAAATTGAAAAGAAGAAACCACACCTTTTAGCCATCGCCACCATTTAA
- a CDS encoding ABC transporter ATP-binding protein: protein MSESVIKVSNLSKRYRLGLKEKQAETFVGQIGNLIKSPWQNLRRLREMSRFGIEDDSVFWALKDLNFDVKEGEVLGIIGKNGAGKSTLLKILSQITEPTSGKIEIHGRVASLLEVGTGFHPELSGRENIYMNGTILGMTSREIDSKLDEIIDFSGVEKFIDTPVKFYSSGMKVRLGFSVAAHLEPEILIIDEVLAVGDYEFQAKCLGKMEDVAGQGRTVLFVSHDLPAISNLCNRVLVLENGSELITSETPLAIERYLNRESFLNESATNHFPKGDNGLLIKEVKVHTSHPQNIHRFGDPLDISFELEAPEGLDQANIAFQIVHSTSGRPALYSWLHHKEMNIGEKEGVYYLKCHFPSLKLYYGKYHLTLHFSELDGTKNVMKIENINSFEVSMMNKPHQFSWGKDNCVYIDDFNWSVELKEK from the coding sequence ATGAGTGAATCTGTAATTAAGGTTTCAAACCTCTCTAAGCGTTATCGGCTAGGTTTAAAAGAAAAACAAGCTGAAACCTTTGTAGGTCAAATTGGAAACTTGATTAAGTCTCCTTGGCAAAATTTAAGAAGACTTCGTGAAATGAGTCGTTTTGGGATTGAGGATGATTCGGTCTTTTGGGCACTAAAAGATCTCAACTTTGACGTCAAAGAAGGAGAAGTTTTAGGGATTATTGGTAAGAATGGGGCCGGTAAATCCACCTTACTTAAAATACTTTCTCAGATTACTGAACCTACCTCAGGGAAGATTGAAATACATGGGAGAGTTGCTTCATTATTGGAAGTAGGAACTGGATTTCACCCAGAGCTTTCGGGAAGGGAAAATATTTATATGAATGGCACCATCCTTGGGATGACGAGTAGGGAGATTGATTCTAAGCTGGATGAAATAATTGATTTTTCTGGAGTTGAAAAATTTATTGATACTCCTGTTAAATTTTATTCTTCAGGTATGAAGGTTCGTCTAGGTTTTTCTGTTGCAGCACACCTAGAACCTGAAATTTTGATTATTGATGAAGTGCTTGCTGTTGGTGATTATGAGTTCCAAGCCAAGTGCTTAGGAAAGATGGAAGATGTGGCAGGTCAGGGAAGGACCGTTTTATTTGTTAGTCATGATCTGCCAGCTATTAGTAATTTATGTAACAGAGTTTTAGTTTTAGAAAATGGTTCAGAATTAATAACTTCTGAAACACCTCTTGCAATAGAAAGATATTTAAATAGAGAGTCTTTTTTAAATGAAAGTGCCACCAACCATTTCCCAAAAGGTGATAATGGACTGTTGATTAAGGAGGTAAAAGTTCATACTTCCCATCCTCAAAATATTCACAGATTTGGAGATCCCCTAGATATCTCATTTGAGTTGGAAGCACCAGAAGGATTAGATCAAGCGAACATCGCATTTCAGATTGTACACAGTACTTCTGGAAGGCCAGCTCTTTATTCTTGGCTTCATCACAAAGAAATGAATATTGGGGAGAAGGAGGGTGTTTATTATTTGAAATGTCACTTCCCTTCTCTTAAACTTTATTATGGGAAATATCATTTAACCTTGCATTTTTCTGAATTGGATGGGACTAAAAATGTAATGAAAATTGAGAATATAAACTCCTTTGAAGTTTCTATGATGAATAAACCTCATCAGTTCTCATGGGGAAAAGACAACTGCGTTTATATTGATGATTTTAATTGGTCAGTTGAATTAAAAGAGAAATGA
- a CDS encoding glycosyltransferase WbsX family protein — MKFFAYYLPQFHTIPENDGWWGKGFTEWTNVKKATPLFPGHKQPLFPGELGYYSLEDPDTLKLQASLAKSYGVDGFVFYHYWFGNGKTLLERPLQDFLKNTNVDIQFAMCWANESWKGTWHGAGNRMLQEQLYPGKEDYIAHFEYLLPFFKDPRCLKIDGKSVFQVYVPESIPDLEVFVKTFDDQAKLAGLSGIYWIAVKTRANWSGLNSNFNGYVNSNLSNINQYHRKSGSGIFLRYFFNNPIVRNVLKWPKTIYYHTVRACLEDFKDQYLIDFFPLAIPNWDNTPRTKKNGTVYLNATPEAFEKHLKTCVIQASKLSSDRQIVFVKSWNEWAEGNVLEPTKKHGRDYLEVIKKIKNE, encoded by the coding sequence ATGAAATTTTTTGCCTACTACCTACCTCAATTTCATACTATTCCAGAGAATGATGGATGGTGGGGAAAAGGTTTTACTGAATGGACTAATGTTAAGAAAGCAACTCCTTTATTTCCAGGTCATAAGCAACCCTTATTTCCTGGAGAATTGGGTTATTATTCTTTAGAAGATCCCGATACTCTTAAACTACAAGCTAGTTTGGCCAAATCCTATGGAGTAGATGGTTTTGTTTTTTATCATTATTGGTTTGGCAATGGGAAAACATTATTAGAAAGGCCGCTTCAAGATTTTTTAAAAAATACCAATGTTGATATTCAATTTGCGATGTGCTGGGCAAATGAATCGTGGAAAGGAACTTGGCATGGCGCAGGTAACAGAATGCTTCAAGAGCAACTTTATCCTGGAAAAGAAGATTATATAGCACATTTTGAATATCTATTGCCTTTTTTTAAAGATCCAAGGTGTCTTAAAATTGATGGGAAATCTGTTTTTCAAGTATATGTACCTGAATCAATTCCAGATTTAGAGGTTTTCGTGAAAACTTTTGATGATCAAGCTAAATTGGCTGGATTATCTGGAATTTATTGGATTGCTGTAAAGACTAGGGCAAATTGGAGTGGATTGAATTCTAATTTCAATGGATATGTTAACTCTAATCTTTCAAATATTAATCAGTACCACAGGAAGTCTGGTTCTGGTATTTTTCTAAGATATTTTTTTAATAATCCAATTGTTCGCAATGTATTGAAGTGGCCCAAAACTATTTACTATCATACTGTAAGAGCTTGCTTAGAGGATTTTAAAGATCAATATCTTATTGATTTCTTTCCACTAGCGATTCCAAACTGGGATAACACTCCACGGACAAAAAAAAATGGGACAGTATATTTGAATGCTACACCAGAAGCTTTTGAAAAACACTTAAAAACTTGTGTAATTCAAGCTTCAAAATTATCATCTGATCGACAAATTGTTTTTGTTAAATCTTGGAATGAATGGGCTGAGGGGAATGTATTGGAACCAACTAAAAAGCATGGAAGAGATTATTTGGAAGTGATTAAAAAAATCAAAAATGAGTGA
- a CDS encoding FkbM family methyltransferase produces the protein MFFKSLRVKIYFWRRDFFRKKLLKRIIEFSKKGSVNDLELESIQFIEKNGLCIFPHSFSEKYRDFKTEVFFENSFPYVFHKGRKLFFKKRWGAEQVNHYYKSIVMEQDDESAHLYCDADFTVEAGDILIDLGVAEGNFSIENIEKASRVYLFEKNQDWLEPLEETFKGFEEKVTIVNKFAGSEDSGNSVSLDSFSELFDKSIFIKIDVDGGEREVLKGMQKLLKEAQKIKIAICTYHSQNDAIEFEEYFKKLGFETSFSSGYMLFYHDKKIKAPFLRKGVLRVSKYQ, from the coding sequence ATGTTTTTTAAAAGTCTTAGAGTTAAGATTTATTTTTGGAGAAGAGATTTTTTTAGAAAAAAATTACTTAAAAGAATAATTGAATTTTCAAAAAAAGGTTCTGTCAATGATTTGGAATTGGAATCAATCCAATTTATAGAAAAGAATGGTCTGTGTATTTTTCCTCATTCATTTTCTGAAAAGTATCGAGATTTCAAAACTGAAGTGTTTTTTGAAAACTCATTTCCATATGTCTTTCACAAAGGCAGAAAACTATTTTTTAAGAAAAGATGGGGTGCAGAACAGGTTAATCATTATTATAAAAGTATAGTAATGGAGCAAGATGATGAATCTGCACATTTATATTGTGATGCTGATTTTACAGTTGAGGCCGGAGATATATTAATTGATTTAGGAGTAGCGGAAGGGAATTTTTCAATAGAGAATATAGAAAAAGCCAGTAGGGTTTATTTATTTGAAAAGAATCAAGACTGGTTGGAGCCTCTTGAAGAAACATTTAAGGGATTTGAAGAAAAAGTTACCATAGTTAATAAGTTTGCGGGCTCAGAAGATTCTGGAAATTCTGTCTCTTTAGATTCATTTTCTGAATTGTTTGATAAGAGTATTTTTATAAAAATTGATGTAGATGGTGGGGAGCGGGAGGTTTTAAAAGGGATGCAAAAACTATTAAAGGAAGCCCAAAAAATTAAAATTGCAATTTGTACTTATCATTCTCAAAATGATGCCATTGAATTTGAAGAATACTTTAAAAAACTGGGATTCGAAACAAGCTTTTCTTCAGGATATATGTTGTTTTATCACGACAAAAAGATAAAAGCTCCTTTTCTAAGGAAAGGTGTTTTAAGAGTATCTAAATATCAATGA
- a CDS encoding MBOAT family O-acyltransferase translates to MLFNSFTFLIFLPIVFLLYWFVFQKNLKFQNAFLLLASYVFYGWWDWRFLGLIIASSAIDFWCGLKMSTDDGQQSTADLNQFEIEKGLTTDNRPLKTENWFTGRKRYLAISLIFNLGILAFFKYFNFFIDSAADFILLLGFQPHISTLNLILPVGISFYTFQTLSYSIDVYKGKLKPTKDPIAFFTFVAFFPQLVAGPIERASNLLPQFFKKREFEYQKGSDGMKLILWGLFKKMVIADNCALVVNPIFENYQTASGLELIMGAILFAFQIYGDFSGYSDIAIGVAKLFGFDLMTNFRTPYFSRDIAEFWRRWHISLSTWFRDYLYIPLGGSRVIKAKAIRNIFIVFLVSGFWHGANWTFIVWGGIHAALFIPIFLIGKNRTHLHEGSHLIPSFKEALKMVSTFTLVCIAWVFFRADSVGDAWGYLGGLFKNPLLPRNFAWLGYDIRIALILFLGLEWIGRFQFNWLGRLEGKWYRYPVYLFTGFLIVFWGVFTEAKEFIYFQF, encoded by the coding sequence ATGCTTTTCAACTCCTTCACCTTTCTGATCTTCCTGCCGATAGTATTTCTACTATACTGGTTTGTATTTCAGAAGAATTTGAAGTTTCAGAATGCCTTTCTTTTATTGGCTAGCTATGTGTTTTATGGCTGGTGGGACTGGAGATTTCTTGGATTGATTATTGCGAGTTCGGCGATAGATTTCTGGTGTGGATTAAAGATGTCGACAGACGACGGTCAGCAGTCTACAGCAGACTTGAATCAATTTGAAATTGAGAAAGGACTGACCACTGACAACCGACCACTGAAAACTGAAAACTGGTTCACAGGCCGTAAACGCTACTTAGCCATTTCTTTAATTTTTAACTTAGGAATTCTCGCTTTCTTCAAGTACTTCAACTTCTTTATAGATTCTGCAGCTGACTTTATCTTGTTACTAGGTTTTCAACCTCATATCAGCACGCTTAACCTGATACTTCCTGTAGGGATTTCTTTCTATACCTTTCAAACTTTAAGCTATTCCATAGACGTCTATAAAGGGAAGCTAAAGCCAACTAAAGACCCAATCGCCTTCTTTACCTTCGTGGCTTTCTTCCCTCAGCTGGTAGCAGGTCCTATAGAGAGGGCTTCGAATCTACTTCCTCAGTTCTTTAAAAAGCGGGAATTCGAATACCAAAAAGGATCCGATGGAATGAAACTAATTCTCTGGGGTCTATTTAAAAAAATGGTTATTGCTGACAACTGTGCCTTAGTAGTCAATCCCATATTCGAGAATTATCAAACCGCATCAGGATTAGAGCTTATCATGGGAGCTATCCTCTTCGCATTTCAGATCTATGGAGACTTCTCAGGATATTCGGATATAGCTATTGGTGTAGCAAAGCTCTTTGGTTTCGATCTGATGACTAACTTCCGAACTCCCTATTTCAGTAGAGACATCGCTGAATTCTGGCGGAGATGGCATATCTCACTTTCTACCTGGTTTCGTGATTACCTCTATATTCCGCTTGGAGGAAGCCGAGTAATAAAAGCCAAAGCTATTCGCAATATCTTTATTGTATTCTTGGTTTCGGGCTTCTGGCATGGTGCTAACTGGACTTTTATAGTTTGGGGAGGGATCCATGCTGCCTTATTTATACCGATCTTTTTGATTGGGAAGAATAGAACTCACCTTCATGAAGGAAGCCATCTTATCCCTTCCTTCAAAGAAGCTTTAAAGATGGTATCAACTTTCACTCTGGTCTGTATTGCTTGGGTGTTTTTTAGGGCTGATTCAGTTGGAGATGCTTGGGGGTATTTAGGTGGTTTGTTTAAAAACCCTTTATTACCAAGGAATTTTGCTTGGCTTGGCTATGATATAAGAATTGCTTTGATTCTTTTTCTTGGATTGGAATGGATTGGAAGGTTTCAGTTCAATTGGTTAGGTAGGTTAGAGGGAAAATGGTATAGATACCCAGTTTACCTATTTACAGGATTCCTAATCGTTTTTTGGGGAGTGTTTACTGAAGCTAAGGAGTTTATTTACTTTCAGTTTTGA
- a CDS encoding FAD-dependent oxidoreductase, which produces MTRFRLPCFIFLIFIQWTYVLGQEYDLVIYGGTSAGVAAAIQASRMDKSVVLIEPSHRLGGLTTGGLGQTDIGNKQAIGGISREFYQGIKEYYNQPEHWKWQKKEEYKDGGQTTTAEGEDAMWTFEPSAALQVFQQMLDQEEVTLVYGERLLRTEDGVEKSNGLLKAITMESGKKFQGKMFMDATYEGDLMATAGVSYTVGREGNKKYKESLNGVQANYYAPTLQNKVSRNAINHNFVPGVDPYVEKGNPSSGLLPFINPEGPGIDGAGDHKVQAYCFRMCLTDHPDNRIPFEKPEGYQELDYELLIRNYETGEAQVPWINSSMPNRKTDTNNRLGFSTDFIGQNYDYPEASYEERERIVEAHRKYQQGLMWTLAYHPRMPEKIRNEVSRWGTSKDEFEREDGWQNQLYIREARRMVSDLVMTQHHCEGLEVVDDGIGLAAYGMDSHHIQRYVDANGFVQNEGNVEAHVSGPYPISYRSIIPKKSEAQNLLVPVCISASHIAFGSIRMEPVFMVLGQSAAIAAVMAIDESIPVQDISYASLKEIILKYKQRLK; this is translated from the coding sequence ATGACCAGATTTCGATTGCCCTGCTTCATTTTTTTAATATTCATTCAATGGACCTATGTACTTGGGCAGGAATATGATCTAGTCATTTATGGGGGTACTTCAGCAGGAGTAGCAGCGGCAATCCAAGCTTCCAGAATGGATAAATCTGTGGTGTTAATTGAGCCCAGTCATCGATTAGGAGGACTGACTACCGGCGGTTTAGGACAAACGGACATAGGGAATAAACAGGCGATTGGAGGAATCAGCAGGGAATTCTACCAAGGTATCAAGGAATACTATAACCAGCCTGAACATTGGAAATGGCAGAAAAAAGAAGAATACAAAGACGGAGGTCAAACGACCACTGCTGAGGGAGAAGATGCCATGTGGACGTTTGAACCTTCTGCAGCCTTACAGGTTTTCCAACAGATGTTGGATCAGGAGGAAGTTACTCTTGTCTATGGAGAACGGCTTTTGAGAACTGAGGATGGGGTCGAGAAATCAAATGGCCTACTTAAAGCCATTACCATGGAAAGCGGAAAGAAATTCCAAGGTAAAATGTTTATGGATGCCACCTATGAAGGTGATCTAATGGCTACTGCTGGGGTTTCCTATACGGTAGGAAGAGAGGGGAACAAAAAATACAAGGAATCCCTCAATGGGGTCCAAGCCAATTATTATGCCCCTACCCTCCAAAACAAGGTTTCCCGCAATGCCATCAACCATAATTTCGTCCCGGGTGTGGATCCCTATGTTGAAAAAGGCAATCCTTCCAGTGGTTTACTTCCTTTTATTAATCCCGAGGGACCAGGAATCGATGGAGCTGGGGACCACAAGGTTCAGGCTTACTGCTTTAGAATGTGCTTAACGGATCATCCTGATAACCGAATTCCATTTGAAAAACCTGAAGGTTATCAGGAATTGGACTATGAATTACTGATCCGAAATTATGAAACGGGAGAAGCTCAGGTTCCCTGGATCAATTCCTCCATGCCCAACCGAAAAACGGACACGAACAACCGTTTGGGCTTTTCCACTGATTTCATTGGGCAAAACTATGATTATCCGGAGGCCAGCTATGAAGAACGGGAAAGGATTGTAGAAGCTCATAGAAAATATCAACAAGGTTTGATGTGGACCTTGGCCTATCACCCAAGAATGCCTGAAAAAATACGAAATGAAGTCTCTAGATGGGGTACCAGCAAAGATGAATTTGAGCGGGAGGACGGTTGGCAAAACCAATTGTATATCCGGGAAGCAAGAAGAATGGTCAGTGATTTGGTGATGACCCAGCATCATTGTGAGGGCTTAGAGGTTGTAGACGATGGAATTGGTCTGGCAGCCTATGGAATGGATTCTCATCATATTCAGCGCTACGTGGATGCCAATGGCTTTGTCCAAAATGAAGGAAATGTAGAAGCTCATGTTTCTGGCCCCTATCCAATCAGCTATAGATCCATTATTCCTAAAAAATCGGAAGCCCAAAACCTCTTGGTGCCTGTTTGTATCAGTGCTTCACATATTGCTTTTGGATCCATCCGAATGGAACCGGTTTTCATGGTATTGGGGCAATCTGCAGCAATAGCAGCAGTGATGGCAATCGACGAGTCCATTCCGGTTCAGGATATCTCCTATGCTTCATTGAAGGAAATTATTCTAAAATATAAGCAGCGGTTGAAGTAA
- a CDS encoding RNA polymerase sigma factor, translating to MKSDKLEKDIWQGLVENNRKYQEILYRRYYSYGMSICLRYTQTREEAKEILHDGFMVLYKTPRKLDPSLPFKPWFRRVLINRCINHFKKHHKKMDETGFDQITESETSEPSPLESMQYEELLQLILRLPSAYQAVFNLYILDGYTHDEIAKLLDISVGTSKSNLSRARQKLREMLNTQSNEREFLRQER from the coding sequence GTGAAATCTGACAAACTGGAAAAAGATATCTGGCAAGGCCTGGTGGAAAACAACCGTAAATACCAGGAGATTCTGTATAGACGCTATTACAGTTATGGAATGAGTATATGCCTACGCTATACCCAAACCAGGGAGGAAGCGAAAGAAATCTTGCACGATGGATTCATGGTTCTATACAAAACGCCTAGAAAATTAGATCCATCCTTACCCTTCAAACCTTGGTTTAGAAGGGTGTTGATTAACCGATGCATCAATCATTTCAAAAAGCATCATAAAAAAATGGATGAAACTGGGTTTGATCAGATTACTGAGTCAGAAACTAGCGAACCAAGCCCATTGGAAAGCATGCAATATGAGGAACTTTTACAATTGATCCTTCGCTTGCCAAGCGCCTATCAGGCTGTTTTCAATTTATATATTCTGGATGGCTATACCCATGATGAAATTGCCAAGTTACTGGACATCAGTGTAGGAACCTCCAAATCAAACCTTTCGAGGGCAAGGCAAAAATTAAGAGAGATGTTAAACACCCAAAGCAATGAGCGAGAATTTCTTCGACAAGAGCGATAA
- a CDS encoding porin family protein, with the protein MSENFFDKSDKELDELLKKISESADIPFSEKDWSDMESRLDQNLSNGAIDWKTSILSWVAALLLVGALLSSIWERQDPIQEYQTEQHEGFLEPIPLENNTPQESPISVLEGDESGKSAFEESYNESSPLSGPATFNPIYDQESFVGNSYAENRGLDHPIPVSERNGAISIRSLEGLDKSLEKGLTTFSFEAPLQEDIKKVSKQGSKQGKEQFGGKFNISVQVAPDISAIQIDQFRKAGNMVGLGVEYFIRSKLSISTGVYYSYKPYSGDQGYHSNYGYEPTYIIGACDLLDIPLNLRYYPFEGKVQRFFISAGVSSYLMLKEKYELEYYNEDTGYPYTRELEVKGANQHFLGIANISVGYERKLGRQISLQVEPYFKVPFSGVGEGDVSLKSTGIFIGLKFYPSQTLK; encoded by the coding sequence ATGAGCGAGAATTTCTTCGACAAGAGCGATAAGGAGTTGGATGAACTCTTGAAAAAGATTTCCGAGTCGGCGGACATCCCCTTCTCAGAGAAAGATTGGTCTGATATGGAATCACGGCTGGATCAAAATCTTTCTAACGGGGCCATTGACTGGAAAACGTCCATCTTAAGTTGGGTCGCAGCTTTGCTCCTTGTGGGTGCCTTATTGAGTTCCATTTGGGAAAGGCAGGATCCCATTCAGGAGTATCAAACAGAACAACATGAGGGCTTTCTGGAGCCGATTCCACTTGAAAACAATACTCCTCAGGAAAGTCCTATATCCGTCCTAGAAGGTGATGAATCTGGTAAAAGTGCTTTTGAGGAATCTTATAATGAAAGCTCACCTTTATCAGGTCCTGCCACTTTCAACCCTATTTACGACCAAGAATCTTTTGTCGGAAATTCCTATGCAGAAAACAGGGGGCTCGACCATCCTATTCCCGTGAGTGAGAGGAATGGGGCAATTTCAATTAGAAGTTTGGAAGGTCTGGACAAATCACTAGAAAAAGGCTTGACGACTTTCTCTTTCGAAGCGCCTCTTCAGGAAGACATAAAAAAAGTAAGTAAGCAGGGAAGTAAGCAGGGAAAGGAACAATTTGGAGGAAAATTCAATATTTCAGTTCAGGTAGCTCCAGACATCAGTGCAATTCAAATCGATCAATTTCGCAAAGCAGGAAATATGGTTGGCCTGGGTGTCGAATATTTTATCCGGTCAAAATTGAGTATTTCCACCGGAGTCTATTATTCCTATAAGCCATACAGTGGAGATCAGGGCTATCATTCAAATTATGGTTATGAACCAACCTATATAATTGGAGCCTGTGACCTGCTTGACATTCCTTTGAACCTAAGATATTATCCTTTCGAAGGGAAAGTTCAACGGTTTTTCATCAGTGCAGGAGTCTCCTCTTACCTGATGCTGAAAGAAAAATATGAACTGGAATACTATAACGAAGACACAGGATATCCCTATACAAGGGAGTTAGAGGTAAAAGGTGCCAATCAGCATTTCTTGGGCATAGCCAATATCAGCGTGGGTTATGAAAGAAAACTCGGTAGGCAAATCAGTTTACAGGTGGAACCCTATTTCAAGGTACCCTTTTCAGGTGTAGGAGAAGGGGATGTTTCATTAAAAAGTACCGGAATATTCATAGGTCTAAAATTCTATCCTAGCCAAACACTGAAATAA
- a CDS encoding 2-polyprenyl-6-methoxyphenol hydroxylase — translation MKTTFLNKKTNWAIIATFVSALMIFISCSSDSEDQLPAPPNNECEGSTASLANDIIPIIQQNCAVAGCHVSGTGRANLSVKENIISFASQIRTNTQAGVMPPSTSGKSLSDSEKKLINCWVANGAKDN, via the coding sequence ATGAAAACGACATTCTTGAACAAAAAAACCAATTGGGCAATCATAGCCACATTTGTTTCAGCTCTGATGATTTTTATTTCCTGTTCCTCGGATTCAGAAGATCAATTGCCAGCTCCACCAAACAATGAATGTGAAGGAAGCACCGCTTCTTTGGCCAATGATATTATTCCCATCATTCAGCAAAATTGTGCTGTGGCAGGATGCCATGTCTCCGGTACAGGTAGGGCTAATTTATCTGTCAAAGAGAATATTATTTCTTTCGCCAGTCAAATCAGAACCAATACCCAAGCTGGTGTGATGCCTCCTTCCACTTCAGGCAAGTCCCTATCGGACTCTGAAAAAAAACTGATCAATTGCTGGGTGGCCAATGGTGCTAAAGACAATTAA
- a CDS encoding YceI family protein produces the protein MKKLILFTFFWLHAYYGSCQALQSEKGYVKFFSSALIEDITAENHQAKALFNPETGEAVFLIPIADFEFNKTLMKEHFNENYMESDQYPEAYFKGTISGYQKDATKSEAVAEGEMMIHGVKNQVRIPGEIIRQNNTLLLKAVFQVALEDYDIEIPKLMFQKIAEEVEVTIQFEFQNPSL, from the coding sequence ATGAAAAAGTTAATCCTATTTACCTTCTTCTGGCTACATGCCTATTATGGATCATGTCAGGCTTTACAATCTGAAAAGGGGTATGTCAAATTCTTCAGTAGTGCCTTAATCGAGGATATCACTGCTGAAAATCACCAAGCAAAAGCCCTATTCAATCCAGAAACCGGTGAAGCAGTATTTCTGATTCCTATAGCTGATTTTGAATTTAACAAAACGCTGATGAAGGAGCATTTCAATGAAAATTATATGGAATCTGATCAATACCCCGAGGCGTATTTCAAAGGAACTATATCCGGATATCAAAAAGACGCCACAAAAAGTGAGGCGGTTGCTGAAGGGGAAATGATGATTCATGGCGTAAAAAATCAGGTAAGGATTCCTGGAGAAATCATCCGTCAAAACAACACGCTTTTATTGAAAGCAGTGTTTCAGGTGGCCCTTGAAGATTATGACATCGAAATCCCAAAATTGATGTTTCAAAAAATTGCGGAAGAAGTAGAAGTGACCATACAATTTGAATTTCAAAACCCAAGCTTATGA
- a CDS encoding DUF5777 family beta-barrel protein — translation MNSVRLFITLLLAFITMNSSGQDLLDQLRASSDNDPRPVTGTFKGTRIINGQSIETRGKGNLEVIISHRFGRINSGSYNLFGLDDANVRLGLEYSILDRLTIGLGRNSLNKVYDSYIKGRILQQKTKGSPVSITWVSDFSIYTLKRPELPMTFERRLRYVHQALVARKFNSILSIQFMPSYVHRNLVPTEIEGNDLFALGMAAKVSLSRRVGITGEYYYRFGNDLPGYNSLGLGIEIETGGHVFQLQFTNSNEMTPSGFIPSTTGNFFDGDIHFGFNISRSFQVGKGRLD, via the coding sequence ATGAATTCAGTACGTTTATTTATCACCCTATTATTGGCATTCATTACCATGAACTCATCCGGACAGGATCTATTAGATCAATTAAGAGCAAGTTCTGACAATGACCCAAGACCTGTCACTGGAACTTTTAAGGGGACAAGGATCATCAATGGCCAATCAATAGAGACAAGAGGAAAAGGGAATTTGGAAGTCATCATTTCTCATAGATTCGGAAGAATCAATTCAGGTTCCTACAACTTGTTTGGCCTGGATGATGCGAATGTAAGACTGGGGTTGGAATATTCCATTTTGGATAGATTGACAATAGGCTTAGGAAGGAATTCCCTCAATAAGGTATATGATAGTTATATAAAGGGTAGAATCCTTCAACAAAAGACTAAAGGAAGTCCCGTCTCTATCACTTGGGTCAGTGATTTTTCCATCTACACCTTGAAACGACCAGAATTGCCGATGACTTTTGAACGAAGGCTTCGATATGTGCATCAGGCATTGGTGGCACGAAAATTCAATTCGATCCTATCGATTCAATTTATGCCAAGTTATGTGCACCGCAACTTAGTTCCGACAGAAATCGAAGGTAATGACCTATTTGCATTAGGCATGGCTGCTAAGGTCTCTTTATCAAGAAGAGTGGGAATTACAGGAGAATATTATTATCGATTTGGAAACGACTTGCCTGGCTATAATTCTTTGGGACTGGGAATAGAAATTGAAACCGGTGGACACGTTTTTCAATTGCAGTTCACGAACAGCAATGAAATGACTCCTTCTGGATTTATCCCTTCTACTACAGGAAACTTCTTTGATGGAGACATCCATTTCGGATTCAATATTTCCAGGTCGTTTCAGGTAGGAAAAGGGAGATTGGATTAA